In Phragmites australis chromosome 16, lpPhrAust1.1, whole genome shotgun sequence, one DNA window encodes the following:
- the LOC133896447 gene encoding transcription factor MYBS3-like — MNYQLSPFVPPTPHRPTRRSSTASMPHDSRPAGMRLFGVTIAPAPPPALEVDPADRRSSPNPPLAARETVMRKCKSMGNLAAAGSGDGGGAGDGYLSDGGLMQSSGKRRRAQERKKAVPWTEEEHRTFLAGLEKLGKGDWRGIAKKFVTTRTPTQVASHAQKFFLRQTNPNKKKRRASLFDMMPGELSEAPNCPILPPSMAKVHDVVAMTKLLQNSNLEGVSSSNAYMAPQVGRDLSPVPSFKATNMDSSFRKLNHMERFWKMPFPFRPIPRSPEGTSSSTPATANIAAPASQAFLSLQSDSSSSPPPKADPPTEKKDLELTVAPPFQQTMTNISSQNAFMCMHGSLH; from the exons ATGAATTACCAATTGTCTCCATTCGTCCCTCCTACACCCCACCGCCCCACTCGCCGGAGCTCGACCGCCTCGATGCCTCACGATTCGCGCCCAGCTGGGATGCGCCTCTTCGGCGTCACCATCGCGCCGGCGCCCCCGCCGGCGCTGGAGGTGGATCCGGCTGACCGGCGTTCGAGCCCGAACCCGCCGTTGGCGGCGAGGGAGACCGTGATGCGCAAGTGTAAGAGCATGGGaaacctcgccgccgccggctcaggagatggtggcggcgccggcgacgggtaCCTCTCCGATGGCGGGTTGATGCAGTCGTCCGGGAAGCGGCGGAGAGCGCAGGAGAGGAAGAAAG CTGTTCCTTGGACTGAAGAAGAGCATAGGACATTTCTTGCTGGTCTTGAAAAGCTAGGGAAGGGAGACTGGAGGGGTATAGCAAAAAAATTTGTTACTACAAGAACACCTACCCAAGTGGCAAGCCATGCTCAGAAATTTTTTCTCAGACAAACTaatccaaacaagaagaagcgcAGAGCTAGTCTTTTTGATATGATGCCAGGAGAGCTG TCAGAAGCACCAAATTGCCCCATCTTACCACCATCAATGGCAAAAGTACATGATGTGGTAGCTATGACGAAACTACTCCAGAACAGCAACTTG GAAGGAGTCTCATCTTCAAACGCCTATATGGCACCTCAAGTTGGAAGAGATCTTTCCCCAGTTCCATCTTTTAAGGCAACAAATATGGATTCAAGTTTCAGAAAATTGAACCACATG GAGCGCTTCTGGAAAATGCCCTTCCCGTTCAGACCAATTCCAAGATCCCCTGAAGGGACGTCTTCATCAACTCCTGCCACTGCCAATATAGCTGCTCCAGCATCTCAAGCATTCTTGAGCCTGCAAAGTGATTCTTCATCATCGCCTCCTCCAAAGGCAGATCCTCCAACAGAGAAGAAGGATTTGGAACTAACTGTTGCCCCACCCTTCCAACAAACCATGACCAATATTTCTTCCCAGAATGCG TTCATGTGCATGCATGGTTCTCTGCATTAG